CCCCGGCGGTGGTGGTTCTGGATACAGACATCTATAACAAGGCGAGTTTTCCTTGTCTCTGTAGTCAAAAACAGTTATCTGACCCTCAAACCTTAGCATCGCTGCGGAGACAAGAGGCTTTCCAAGAAAGTAGCAAGCATCGTTAATGAGAAACCTCGTAGGGAAGTTATCAGTCCCATCAAGCACCACATCATAGTCCTTTATGATATCCATAATGTTAGACTTATTTATCATAGTGTTGTAGGTTATGACCTTCACGTCTGGGTTTAGCTTTTCCACTGTCATGCGTGCGGATTCTACCTTTGGCATGCCTACTCTTTCTGTGTTGTGGAGTATCTGCCTTTGAAGGTTAGAATAGTCCACCACGTCAAAGTCCACTATGCCAATTGTGCCTACACCAGCAGCAGCAAGGTAGTATATGGCAGGAGA
This genomic window from Aquificaceae bacterium contains:
- the moeB gene encoding molybdopterin-synthase adenylyltransferase MoeB, whose protein sequence is QFTEEQIKRYARHIILPEVGGKGQEKLLKSKVLVIGAGGLGSPAIYYLAAAGVGTIGIVDFDVVDYSNLQRQILHNTERVGMPKVESARMTVEKLNPDVKVITYNTMINKSNIMDIIKDYDVVLDGTDNFPTRFLINDACYFLGKPLVSAAMLRFEGQITVFDYRDKENSPCYRCLYPEPPPPGLVPSCQEAGILGSIGGIMGCIQATEAIKILLGIGEPLVGKLLIMDALSMDFRKVKLRKDPQCPLCGKEPKIKELIEYEQVCDARF